The following coding sequences lie in one Coraliomargarita sinensis genomic window:
- a CDS encoding helix-turn-helix domain-containing protein translates to MPKQEKRQGVHNLRKVRRIAGLTQEKLAKIVGIAQGTAKDAENGIKPYSHELVKKIANRLGCGYVRDSGNGLPGLSATRIDTSTRIPRPSDEPYTHQWFLEWNERYMRRLMYSNIFKRYTACLQEIMEAAGDLDAKDTEDSNNPQFHTSDAFVHALFDNLDDLVDSDGLAEAFSKRKLLNLENFSIEEELDESHARYKALKSELGTLKPRD, encoded by the coding sequence ATGCCCAAACAGGAGAAACGCCAGGGAGTTCACAATCTTCGTAAAGTTCGCCGAATTGCAGGTCTAACCCAAGAGAAGTTGGCCAAGATAGTAGGCATCGCACAAGGAACGGCCAAAGATGCGGAGAACGGCATTAAACCTTACTCTCACGAGCTGGTGAAAAAAATAGCAAACCGCTTAGGCTGTGGCTACGTCCGGGATAGCGGGAATGGACTCCCCGGACTATCGGCTACAAGGATCGACACAAGCACACGCATTCCAAGACCTTCGGATGAGCCTTACACTCACCAGTGGTTTCTAGAATGGAATGAACGCTACATGAGACGTTTGATGTATTCTAATATATTTAAACGGTATACCGCCTGTCTACAGGAGATCATGGAAGCTGCAGGTGATCTGGATGCCAAAGATACAGAAGACAGCAACAATCCACAGTTTCATACCTCGGACGCATTCGTGCATGCTTTATTTGACAATCTGGATGATCTGGTCGACAGCGACGGGTTAGCTGAGGCCTTTTCAAAGCGTAAGCTGCTGAATCTGGAAAACTTCTCAATAGAAGAGGAATTAGACGAAAGTCATGCGCGTTATAAAGCGCTCAAGAGTGAGCTTGGCACGCTAAAGCCTAGAGACTGA
- a CDS encoding GIY-YIG nuclease family protein gives MPKKVSKEDLDLLNELGVDTAPQKQAARTPREQRIIAGYEEIERFIEQHGRMPEHGENRDIFERLYAVRLDQIRKQPECREVLKDIDVKRLLDVQDDVKSAVVNEDEASDEELLEALGVANGVADDITELKHVRSSQEKMAAEEIAQRIPCRNFGVFKPLFEQVQSDLESGFRKTLKYQDNGEVKKGDFFIVEGQKAYIADWGEPFISSYNKPDRRLRVIYDNGTESDLLLRSMQRALNRDESSRRVTDPTLGPLFSDQEEDDDQAVGYVYVLRSKSDNPFIAENRKVIHKIGITKGSVQQRVVNAAKDPTYLLAGVEIVETYKVSNLDLKRLEKLLHKFFDPARLDLQLKDRFGFDVEPREWFLVPLPIIEEAIQKLIDGTLPRHRYEPKEGRIV, from the coding sequence ATGCCTAAAAAGGTCAGTAAAGAAGACTTGGATCTTCTCAATGAGCTGGGCGTCGATACCGCGCCCCAAAAACAGGCTGCACGCACTCCTCGTGAGCAGCGTATCATCGCTGGCTACGAAGAGATTGAACGCTTTATAGAGCAGCATGGCAGAATGCCGGAACACGGCGAAAATCGCGATATTTTCGAGCGCCTATACGCTGTCCGATTGGATCAAATCAGGAAGCAGCCCGAATGCCGTGAAGTCCTCAAAGACATTGATGTAAAGCGATTACTCGACGTGCAGGACGACGTGAAGTCCGCAGTCGTGAATGAGGACGAGGCGAGTGATGAGGAGCTTTTGGAAGCTCTGGGGGTGGCCAATGGCGTCGCTGATGACATCACAGAGTTAAAGCACGTCCGCTCCAGTCAGGAAAAAATGGCAGCCGAAGAAATCGCGCAGCGTATACCTTGCCGCAACTTCGGCGTGTTCAAGCCACTCTTCGAGCAGGTGCAGAGCGACCTGGAATCCGGCTTCCGTAAAACCCTCAAGTATCAGGACAATGGAGAAGTCAAAAAAGGCGATTTCTTCATCGTCGAAGGGCAAAAGGCGTATATCGCAGATTGGGGCGAGCCCTTTATCAGCAGCTACAATAAGCCAGACCGCCGCTTGCGTGTGATCTACGACAATGGGACTGAGAGCGACTTGCTTCTACGTTCAATGCAAAGGGCATTGAATCGCGATGAATCAAGCCGTCGTGTCACCGACCCGACTCTTGGCCCATTGTTCTCCGATCAGGAAGAGGATGACGATCAAGCCGTTGGCTACGTCTATGTCTTGAGAAGCAAATCAGACAATCCGTTTATCGCCGAAAACCGAAAGGTGATCCATAAGATCGGCATCACCAAAGGCTCCGTTCAGCAACGCGTCGTCAATGCCGCCAAAGACCCGACCTATTTGCTTGCAGGTGTCGAAATCGTCGAAACCTACAAGGTTTCTAACCTCGACCTGAAGCGACTCGAAAAACTCCTTCACAAGTTCTTCGATCCGGCACGCCTCGACCTGCAACTGAAGGATCGTTTCGGCTTTGACGTGGAACCGAGAGAGTGGTTCCTCGTGCCACTGCCGATCATTGAAGAAGCAATTCAAAAACTGATCGACGGCACACTCCCGAGACACCGCTACGAACCTAAGGAGGGGCGCATAGTTTGA
- a CDS encoding toll/interleukin-1 receptor domain-containing protein: MTTKTEPDIFISHAVDDSDLIETLIDFLQTGLDIPAKRFFCSSSAGLGPKKGKDFLEVIKSQINSPALVISVVSKNYYVSEFCLCELGATWAMSNDHLPIVVPPLAFRDVQGVLKTTESTMINDETELDELGDAICETLGLGAKNTARWNSKKRKFLEALPDIIAKLPKPDKVSITDYETAQKELADSKDYISDLEEEKSQLEKKVEALKKCKNAEEVEEVEEEFDESDDQERFDALIKEVANCVGNFDKEIARFIIHNYFNKPYTPDFQTYQDEYDQAISSNYLVDSATDVNYENRKVSRLSDALDDLSSAMRGEVFSTEFVENYEDEYDINFEANNADFWFQHFGI; encoded by the coding sequence ATGACTACAAAAACTGAACCTGACATTTTCATCAGCCACGCAGTAGACGACAGCGATCTCATTGAGACACTTATCGACTTCCTTCAAACCGGATTAGACATACCGGCGAAAAGGTTCTTCTGCTCATCTTCAGCGGGACTCGGACCCAAGAAAGGCAAAGACTTCCTTGAAGTAATCAAAAGCCAAATAAACTCTCCTGCTTTGGTTATATCGGTTGTAAGCAAGAACTACTACGTATCAGAATTCTGCCTTTGCGAACTAGGTGCCACTTGGGCAATGTCTAATGATCACCTGCCTATTGTCGTCCCCCCATTAGCATTTCGTGATGTTCAAGGTGTCCTAAAAACCACTGAGTCCACCATGATTAATGATGAGACAGAGCTAGACGAACTTGGGGATGCCATTTGCGAGACTCTTGGATTAGGAGCAAAAAACACAGCCCGCTGGAATTCCAAGAAGAGGAAATTCCTTGAGGCCTTACCGGATATAATAGCCAAGCTACCTAAACCGGACAAAGTATCAATTACTGACTATGAAACAGCCCAAAAAGAACTAGCTGATTCAAAAGATTATATCTCGGACTTGGAGGAGGAAAAAAGTCAGCTAGAGAAAAAAGTTGAGGCCCTCAAAAAATGTAAAAATGCCGAAGAAGTCGAAGAGGTTGAAGAGGAATTCGATGAATCTGACGATCAAGAAAGATTTGATGCACTAATTAAAGAGGTCGCTAATTGCGTAGGAAACTTCGACAAGGAGATCGCCAGATTTATCATTCATAACTATTTTAACAAACCATACACACCCGACTTCCAAACCTATCAGGATGAGTATGATCAGGCCATATCAAGTAATTACCTCGTAGATAGTGCAACTGATGTAAACTATGAGAATCGAAAAGTAAGTCGCTTATCGGATGCGCTGGATGATTTAAGCTCAGCAATGAGAGGTGAGGTATTCTCTACTGAATTCGTCGAGAACTACGAAGATGAGTATGATATTAACTTCGAAGCCAATAATGCAGATTTCTGGTTTCAGCACTTCGGCATATAG
- a CDS encoding DEAD/DEAH box helicase codes for MKSVPSISVTYAQKGTSAAANELGMRPMQERAYQKRGEQYLLIKSPPASGKSRALMFIALDKLQNQGLKQAIIVVPEKSIGSSFHNEPLSKYGFFADWVVEPKWNLCNAPGSEGGKVNSVKAFLDGDSKVLVCTHATFRFAVDKFGVEAFDNCLLAVDEFHHVSASPDNKLGAHLGDFISRGKTHIVAMTGSYFRGDAEAVLHPEDEGKFDTVTYTYYEQLNGYEYLKQLDIGYYFYTGRYSDEILQVLDPNEKTIIHIPNVNSRESTKDKIREVEHILEELGDWQGTDPDTGFQLVKTAEGKVLKIADLVDDDAAKRDRVSTSLKDPAQKNNRDHVDIIIALGMAKEGFDWIWCEHALTVGYRSSLTEIVQIIGRATRDAPNKRKARFTNLIAEPDAAEDAVVEAVNDTLKAIAASLLMEQVLAPRFEFKPKRPDSQPSEGYDYGEDGYQHDKPNIGFNEETGKIQMEINGLVEPKSKEAQRICQDDLNEVITAFVQDKDSVERGMFDEELVPEELTQVRMGKIIKDKYPELDDDDQEAVRQHAVAALNLIQKAKENIIDTGDGAPTANTALIDGVRKYAMDVKSLDIDLIDRINPFGEAYAILAKTMSEERLKRIKEVIEAKKVSMSLEEARELAKRALKFKNEKGRLPSLTAADPWEKRMAEGVAFLQRKAKEDQADA; via the coding sequence ATGAAATCAGTTCCATCCATTTCCGTTACCTACGCACAGAAGGGCACGTCCGCAGCCGCCAATGAATTGGGCATGCGCCCGATGCAGGAACGCGCCTACCAAAAGCGCGGCGAACAATACTTGCTGATTAAATCGCCTCCGGCTTCAGGTAAGAGTCGCGCTCTCATGTTCATCGCACTGGACAAGCTCCAAAACCAGGGTTTAAAGCAGGCCATCATTGTGGTGCCGGAAAAGTCAATTGGCTCCAGTTTCCACAATGAACCGCTCAGTAAATACGGCTTCTTTGCGGATTGGGTGGTCGAGCCCAAATGGAATCTTTGTAACGCCCCAGGCTCAGAAGGTGGCAAGGTCAACTCGGTAAAGGCTTTCCTCGACGGAGACTCCAAAGTGCTCGTTTGCACACACGCTACTTTCCGTTTCGCCGTCGATAAGTTTGGCGTAGAAGCCTTTGATAACTGCCTGCTGGCAGTCGATGAGTTCCACCATGTGTCAGCGAGCCCTGACAACAAGCTTGGGGCGCATTTGGGCGATTTTATATCCCGGGGCAAAACCCACATTGTCGCCATGACAGGCTCCTATTTTCGTGGGGACGCAGAGGCCGTCCTTCATCCCGAGGACGAGGGCAAGTTCGATACCGTCACTTACACCTACTACGAGCAATTAAATGGCTACGAGTATCTAAAGCAACTCGACATTGGTTACTACTTCTACACTGGCCGCTATTCGGATGAGATTCTTCAAGTGCTCGATCCGAATGAGAAAACAATCATTCATATCCCGAACGTGAATTCACGGGAAAGCACGAAGGATAAAATCCGTGAAGTGGAGCACATCCTCGAAGAGCTAGGTGATTGGCAAGGCACCGATCCCGACACGGGCTTTCAACTGGTAAAGACCGCTGAAGGCAAAGTCCTTAAAATAGCAGACTTGGTTGATGACGATGCTGCCAAACGTGACCGCGTTTCGACTTCACTGAAAGACCCTGCTCAGAAAAACAACCGTGACCATGTGGACATTATCATCGCCCTTGGCATGGCCAAGGAGGGCTTTGACTGGATTTGGTGCGAGCACGCACTGACAGTCGGCTATCGCTCCAGTCTTACCGAGATCGTTCAAATCATTGGACGCGCCACCCGTGATGCACCCAACAAGCGTAAAGCTCGTTTCACCAATTTGATTGCTGAACCGGATGCAGCCGAGGACGCTGTCGTTGAAGCAGTCAATGACACGCTGAAGGCGATTGCTGCCAGCTTGCTCATGGAGCAGGTGCTTGCGCCACGCTTCGAGTTCAAGCCGAAACGTCCTGATAGTCAGCCGAGTGAAGGCTACGATTATGGCGAAGACGGCTATCAGCACGACAAGCCGAATATCGGCTTCAACGAAGAGACGGGCAAAATCCAGATGGAAATCAATGGTCTGGTGGAGCCAAAGAGCAAAGAGGCTCAACGAATTTGTCAGGATGACCTAAACGAAGTGATTACTGCCTTCGTTCAGGATAAGGATTCCGTCGAGCGCGGTATGTTCGACGAAGAACTCGTGCCCGAAGAACTCACTCAAGTTCGCATGGGCAAGATCATTAAGGACAAGTATCCAGAACTCGATGATGACGATCAGGAAGCAGTCCGTCAGCACGCGGTGGCCGCACTGAACCTGATCCAAAAAGCAAAAGAGAACATCATCGACACTGGCGATGGCGCACCGACCGCAAACACCGCGCTGATTGATGGCGTGCGTAAGTATGCTATGGATGTGAAGTCGCTCGACATTGACCTTATTGACCGGATCAACCCCTTCGGCGAAGCCTATGCGATCCTTGCAAAGACCATGAGCGAGGAACGCCTCAAGCGGATCAAGGAAGTCATCGAGGCGAAGAAAGTCAGCATGAGCCTCGAAGAAGCGCGTGAGCTGGCGAAACGTGCACTGAAATTCAAAAATGAGAAAGGCCGTCTGCCTTCGTTGACCGCAGCCGACCCATGGGAAAAACGCATGGCGGAAGGCGTGGCCTTCCTGCAACGCAAAGCAAAGGAGGATCAAGCAGATGCCTAA
- a CDS encoding relaxase/mobilization nuclease domain-containing protein, with protein MLIKILHQGGADSDPFVYLCEKERPVASEYNELEVKIARKLIANSPYKRAYTSGVVTIEKTTYEKFGRDHVLRSIKKRVEKFFCTGINRSDIHIVWILHTEHDRDELHFVIINTHLGTGKRFQPYWVGSDQKPLKALQELLNLRFGLASPDDPERARLECVPKRSIPARNKSIFIDTDAEICQLLRKGRLRSYNDICSHLDKKGFQVKKGKGYIGIRPKESSQKNIRLRGVKYTEGFDYQEWLEFKKNAPALYRNPEEIRKREDALTNQLNLGLERRYARMVKKYGKPHQPAKEKVNNEPRKSTKRADTRPFGSGPQTTENGPECQHQPKQSHEISRKQPARVQRDYVEHDGQLGISAFLQQIKQRLRRLAARRRRSDEDYPHHQDERLQPLPFHQKWLRSVFLFRRRDINSQDYREARDKKRSPSGTILVEPDSRITRDDQSPPTM; from the coding sequence ATGCTAATAAAAATACTCCATCAAGGGGGCGCTGACTCAGACCCATTCGTTTATCTGTGTGAGAAAGAAAGGCCGGTGGCTTCTGAATACAACGAATTAGAAGTGAAAATCGCGAGAAAGCTAATTGCAAATAGCCCATACAAAAGAGCGTATACATCCGGTGTAGTCACGATTGAGAAAACAACGTACGAAAAATTTGGTCGAGATCATGTACTTCGCTCAATCAAGAAACGCGTGGAGAAATTCTTTTGCACTGGTATCAATCGAAGCGACATCCACATCGTTTGGATATTACACACTGAGCATGACCGCGATGAGTTACATTTTGTCATCATCAATACCCACCTAGGCACTGGAAAGCGCTTTCAACCATACTGGGTTGGCTCGGATCAAAAGCCATTGAAAGCTCTTCAGGAGCTACTCAACCTTCGATTCGGGCTTGCATCTCCTGATGACCCCGAGAGAGCTAGACTGGAATGTGTACCTAAAAGGTCGATTCCTGCTCGTAACAAAAGTATCTTCATAGATACGGATGCCGAAATATGTCAGCTTCTAAGAAAGGGGAGATTGAGAAGCTACAACGACATCTGCTCGCATTTGGACAAAAAAGGCTTCCAAGTAAAAAAAGGTAAGGGCTACATCGGGATTAGACCTAAAGAATCGAGCCAGAAAAATATTCGCCTCCGAGGCGTCAAATATACTGAGGGTTTTGACTACCAAGAATGGCTGGAATTCAAAAAGAATGCGCCAGCTTTATATCGCAATCCAGAAGAAATTAGAAAGCGAGAAGATGCACTAACCAATCAACTTAATCTTGGATTGGAGCGACGCTACGCCCGAATGGTCAAAAAATACGGTAAACCACATCAACCCGCAAAGGAGAAAGTAAATAATGAACCCAGAAAGTCCACTAAACGAGCGGATACGCGACCATTTGGTTCCGGTCCGCAAACAACTGAAAATGGTCCAGAGTGCCAACATCAACCTAAACAGTCGCATGAAATCAGTCGAAAGCAACCAGCACGAGTTCAAAGAGATTATGTCGAGCATGATGGACAACTTGGAATCAGCGCCTTCCTCCAACAAATCAAACAGAGGTTGCGTAGGCTTGCTGCACGTCGAAGACGATCAGACGAAGACTACCCACATCATCAAGATGAGCGGCTTCAGCCACTGCCGTTCCACCAAAAGTGGCTGCGATCTGTTTTTCTATTCCGCCGCCGGGACATTAACAGTCAAGATTACCGCGAAGCACGTGACAAAAAAAGAAGCCCCTCCGGAACCATATTGGTCGAGCCTGATTCCCGCATTACTAGAGATGACCAGAGTCCACCTACCATGTGA
- a CDS encoding tyrosine-type recombinase/integrase, whose protein sequence is MSLELRKNSKRFYARLTVNGKRKAFPLNTHYRGKPPDGLRLKNEGDAEFERSRGEALAEEKALQKEFQEGKSERQLREKVYEAMTGNEFKPVDLKDLFKIAKNFPRTKPWSPKYAEQIENRCQLFLEFLNKRHVNISYAHEVTRNMVEGFLAFYLTKTNCSAKTLDDVRVGLQGLWTVLEKKELQNGNPFRGIPKKYHITTTKEIFTPKQIEQILHEAEKDPELYQITVTSISTGMRLGDCCTLKWASVNMKKRIIFVPAVGKTQKPVAIPFFGQLEEVLKNAEEARVDEEYVFPLVRRLYARESQYFSKSFSQLLLRIGFTDDENPETSIRLTGESGGSRRRPVRSFHGLKTTWMTMALRGGVSLEDIKKICGNVDTQVILKHYFQSDAERIRSELKTAMPEALSGVASTGSEPVSTIHLLNLLDQMSADNWEFISKRMREELLKTKGNDVDTSNNDVSTTQ, encoded by the coding sequence ATGAGCCTCGAACTAAGAAAAAACTCCAAGCGTTTCTACGCACGCTTAACTGTTAATGGGAAGCGAAAGGCATTCCCTCTTAATACACATTACCGAGGAAAACCACCTGACGGATTGAGGCTCAAAAATGAGGGTGATGCTGAATTCGAACGATCCAGGGGCGAGGCTTTGGCCGAAGAAAAGGCGCTTCAGAAAGAATTCCAAGAAGGTAAATCCGAACGCCAACTAAGGGAAAAAGTATACGAGGCCATGACTGGTAATGAGTTCAAGCCAGTTGATCTAAAAGATTTATTCAAGATAGCCAAAAACTTCCCGAGAACGAAGCCGTGGTCACCCAAATATGCTGAGCAAATAGAGAATAGGTGCCAGCTGTTTCTCGAATTCTTGAATAAACGCCATGTGAATATATCATACGCCCATGAGGTGACCAGGAATATGGTTGAAGGCTTTTTAGCTTTCTATCTAACCAAAACCAACTGTAGCGCCAAAACATTGGATGACGTCAGAGTTGGATTACAGGGACTCTGGACAGTTCTAGAAAAGAAAGAACTACAAAACGGGAACCCGTTCCGGGGAATCCCTAAAAAGTATCACATCACTACCACCAAGGAAATTTTTACTCCAAAGCAAATTGAACAAATCCTGCATGAGGCGGAGAAAGACCCGGAGTTATATCAGATCACGGTAACCTCAATATCGACTGGAATGCGCTTGGGAGACTGTTGCACCTTAAAGTGGGCATCGGTCAACATGAAGAAACGCATCATTTTCGTGCCTGCTGTGGGCAAAACCCAAAAGCCAGTCGCGATCCCGTTTTTCGGACAATTAGAAGAAGTCCTGAAAAACGCTGAGGAGGCACGAGTTGATGAAGAATACGTCTTTCCGTTGGTTCGAAGACTCTACGCCAGAGAGTCACAATATTTTAGTAAGTCTTTCTCTCAGCTGTTATTGCGCATAGGCTTTACCGACGATGAGAATCCAGAAACCTCGATCCGCCTAACCGGTGAATCCGGCGGCTCACGAAGACGCCCAGTAAGGTCATTCCACGGCTTGAAAACGACTTGGATGACCATGGCACTGAGAGGCGGGGTATCCCTCGAAGATATCAAGAAGATTTGCGGAAACGTGGATACGCAGGTGATCCTTAAGCATTACTTCCAGTCGGATGCTGAGCGCATACGTAGTGAGCTAAAAACAGCCATGCCGGAAGCTCTAAGTGGCGTTGCTTCCACAGGCTCAGAACCCGTATCCACGATACATCTTCTCAATCTTCTCGATCAAATGAGTGCGGATAACTGGGAATTCATCTCAAAGCGTATGAGAGAAGAGCTCCTCAAGACCAAAGGTAACGACGTGGATACATCTAACAATGATGTATCCACGACACAGTGA
- a CDS encoding ribbon-helix-helix protein, CopG family: MKSSETFTMRLPKEELDRIDNLSDQLDVSRSRLFRRLSELALDALEDEAVSWPIRGMMIYRAEK; the protein is encoded by the coding sequence ATGAAGTCTTCAGAAACGTTTACAATGCGGCTACCCAAGGAGGAGTTGGATCGAATTGATAATTTATCGGATCAGTTGGATGTCTCCCGAAGTCGTCTGTTCCGTCGATTGTCAGAGCTTGCTCTGGATGCCCTCGAAGACGAAGCCGTATCATGGCCTATTCGTGGGATGATGATCTATAGAGCTGAGAAATAG
- a CDS encoding HsdM family class I SAM-dependent methyltransferase, translated as MSQLLQELCLAPVDNKPALSGLVSVHDDTLPPESIAESVARREASLLKDEKQNEVCGIDFIFFRRFSDGRSPQVAAYVVDNSKSLYSKDALAELHRRVWLNGSAPLLYVEWPTQVDILRCATKPDFWNSRSGDYEYSAAESIRIASDASRALDENKVKRFSAFRLSTGTFWEDNANKDWARADSAAHKLLLLATIEADNCLQKEAAKDVQPVMRRLLLLFVFAKYLEDRGVFPDGWFEDYKQGASSFIDVLKSTDTTAVEKMLNSLKEKFNGDIFTLENFGGTLTPQVLTQFVDLLEAKTLKRQRYLWEQYSFRFIPVSVLSHLYQHFAQSGKGAIYTPPFVADLILDHVLPYDKIQGNEKILDPTCGSGVFLVGAFRRLIHYWQSNNDWSRPRVRQLKDILRRSIFGVEHLTEAANVAALNLALAVCDALQPRVIWDHLKFDTLLGRNLFVGDFFENLDNLKDAAPNGFSCIVGNPPFHSELTQAAKKTRAEDLQAIPIPDGNIAYRVLEECASQLSSGSLMCLLQPSGLLYNSKSRNFAKRFLGLHSVDAVLDFVSIRNLFESADTKAIAILARNEEPAAGHTIRHLTFRRTKSVHERLGFELDHYDLHSVPLETGRECPWVWKVNLLGGGRLVHLTHKVMQWPTLKDFLNEQGWTHGEGFIVGKKSGNKKAEWLKGMPFLPTESLTDEGIKENTIKVVEEEVFAAPRVRARYSPPMLLIGENEKLPSSLWLKGELSFLHSIISINAPENQKEELVKFSESFDKHKSDLRTFCLLKSSRSIIGKSTAILKRDIEELPWPKTDDGFKSLSWWEEILLSDASEAYAPIVRVGHNSYQYKECATHEVFDKYSKTFTHLIGSIYRNIRVGKFGRMDGLAFQAFTFGDSSELDWPDDWSSHLKSILIKKNGAALRTHRIIRFYEKNTLVIVKPDRVRNWIASTAIRDADETLEDLREQGF; from the coding sequence ATGAGCCAATTACTGCAAGAGCTCTGTTTGGCACCAGTAGACAACAAGCCTGCACTCTCTGGTCTAGTTTCCGTTCACGACGACACACTGCCACCTGAATCAATTGCGGAATCTGTGGCACGCCGCGAAGCTTCTCTCCTCAAGGATGAAAAGCAAAATGAAGTATGTGGTATTGATTTTATATTCTTCCGCCGTTTTAGCGACGGGCGTTCGCCTCAGGTCGCAGCATACGTTGTAGACAACTCAAAGAGCCTTTACAGCAAAGATGCCCTAGCTGAGTTACATCGAAGAGTCTGGCTCAATGGATCAGCCCCATTGCTCTATGTGGAATGGCCAACTCAAGTCGATATCTTGAGATGTGCAACAAAGCCTGACTTCTGGAACAGTCGCTCAGGCGATTATGAATATTCCGCTGCTGAAAGTATAAGGATAGCCTCCGATGCATCGCGAGCTCTAGATGAAAACAAAGTTAAAAGGTTTTCAGCATTCCGACTTTCTACGGGCACATTCTGGGAGGACAATGCGAATAAAGATTGGGCGCGTGCGGATAGCGCAGCGCACAAGCTACTTTTGCTTGCTACAATTGAGGCCGACAATTGCTTGCAAAAAGAAGCAGCAAAAGATGTTCAGCCTGTGATGCGCAGACTGCTATTGTTGTTTGTTTTCGCTAAGTATTTAGAGGATAGAGGCGTTTTTCCGGACGGATGGTTCGAAGACTACAAACAAGGAGCATCCAGCTTTATAGATGTCCTTAAAAGCACCGATACCACCGCCGTGGAAAAGATGCTAAATTCGCTCAAAGAAAAATTTAACGGAGACATTTTTACATTAGAAAATTTCGGTGGAACACTGACTCCCCAAGTTCTCACACAGTTTGTTGATTTATTGGAAGCAAAGACGCTTAAGCGTCAGCGATATCTGTGGGAACAGTATTCATTCCGCTTCATTCCCGTAAGTGTGCTGAGTCATTTGTATCAACACTTTGCTCAGTCAGGTAAAGGTGCGATTTACACACCACCATTTGTTGCCGACCTAATTTTGGATCATGTATTGCCCTACGATAAGATTCAGGGGAATGAAAAAATCCTCGACCCGACGTGCGGATCAGGCGTTTTTCTGGTGGGTGCATTTCGCCGTCTCATTCATTACTGGCAGAGCAATAATGATTGGAGTCGCCCTCGTGTCAGGCAGCTGAAGGACATTCTAAGAAGGTCAATTTTTGGAGTCGAACACCTAACAGAAGCAGCCAATGTTGCCGCTCTTAATCTTGCACTTGCTGTCTGCGATGCCTTGCAGCCTAGGGTCATCTGGGATCACTTGAAGTTTGATACGCTATTAGGGAGAAACCTATTCGTAGGTGATTTCTTTGAGAATCTCGATAATCTGAAAGATGCTGCGCCAAACGGGTTTTCCTGTATCGTCGGCAACCCTCCATTTCATTCAGAACTTACCCAAGCAGCCAAGAAGACGCGAGCTGAAGACTTACAGGCCATACCCATCCCTGATGGGAACATTGCTTATCGCGTATTAGAGGAATGCGCTTCACAGCTTAGTTCAGGCTCGTTGATGTGCCTACTTCAACCAAGTGGACTACTTTACAACTCGAAATCGCGCAATTTCGCTAAGCGATTTCTTGGACTACATTCCGTGGATGCTGTTCTGGATTTTGTTTCAATTCGGAATCTTTTCGAATCAGCAGACACCAAAGCTATTGCCATTCTGGCACGCAATGAAGAGCCAGCGGCAGGACACACTATTCGGCATCTTACTTTTCGCAGAACGAAAAGCGTTCATGAAAGGTTGGGGTTTGAATTAGATCACTACGATTTACATTCCGTCCCACTTGAGACTGGTAGAGAATGCCCGTGGGTATGGAAAGTGAACCTGTTAGGCGGAGGCCGACTAGTTCACTTGACACACAAGGTCATGCAATGGCCGACGTTGAAGGACTTTCTTAATGAGCAAGGCTGGACGCATGGTGAGGGCTTTATCGTTGGTAAAAAGTCTGGCAACAAAAAGGCTGAATGGTTGAAAGGTATGCCGTTTCTTCCCACTGAATCATTGACTGACGAAGGGATTAAAGAAAATACAATCAAGGTTGTTGAAGAGGAAGTATTCGCCGCTCCTCGGGTGCGAGCTCGTTATAGTCCTCCCATGTTACTGATTGGTGAGAATGAAAAGCTGCCATCTTCTTTGTGGTTAAAGGGAGAGCTAAGCTTTCTGCATAGCATTATTAGTATCAATGCTCCTGAAAATCAGAAGGAAGAGCTGGTCAAATTTTCCGAATCTTTTGATAAACACAAAAGTGACCTAAGAACTTTTTGTCTCCTGAAAAGTTCGAGGTCGATCATTGGCAAATCTACGGCAATACTCAAAAGAGATATAGAAGAGCTTCCTTGGCCTAAAACAGACGACGGTTTCAAGAGTTTGTCTTGGTGGGAGGAGATACTTCTTTCTGATGCCTCCGAAGCTTACGCCCCAATTGTTCGAGTTGGACACAACTCTTACCAATACAAGGAGTGCGCAACCCATGAAGTATTTGATAAATACAGTAAGACGTTTACGCATTTAATCGGGAGCATCTACCGCAATATCCGTGTAGGGAAATTCGGAAGGATGGATGGCTTGGCATTCCAAGCGTTTACATTTGGGGACTCATCAGAGCTCGATTGGCCTGATGATTGGTCAAGTCACTTGAAGTCAATTCTGATTAAGAAAAATGGCGCTGCGCTGAGAACGCACCGCATCATTCGGTTTTACGAAAAGAATACACTTGTGATCGTTAAACCTGACCGTGTCCGTAACTGGATAGCCTCGACGGCGATCCGAGACGCTGATGAAACTCTTGAAGATTTAAGGGAGCAGGGATTCTAA